The genomic region AGCTTCGACCGTCGCTTTGACGAGCTGGTGTTGTTCAATGCCGAGCTGGAATTACTGGCCGAGGGATTCCGCTGGGTGGAAGGTCCGGTGTGGTTTGGCGACCACAACTGCCTGCTGTTCAACGACATCCCCAACAACCGCACGATGCGCTGGAGTCCCGAGCACGGGGTGAGCGTGTTCCGTGAACCCTCCGATTACGGCAACGGCCAAACCCGTGATCGCCAGGGCCGCCTGATCACCTGCCACCACGCCAGTCGCTGCCTCACCCGCCTCGAGCCCGATGGCACGGTCACCACCCTGGCCACCGAGGCCCATGGCAAGCGTCTCAACGCCCCCAACGACGTTGTGGTGAAGAGCGACGGTTCGATCTGGTTCAGCGATCCCCTCTACGGGCTACTAAACGACTACGAGGGCGGCCGGCAGCAGTCTGAGCAACCCGTGGCGCTCTACCGCCTCGACCCAAAAACCGGGGCGGTGGAGACAATGGCCAGCGACTTCGACGGTCCCAACGGCCTGGCCTTCTCGCCGGATGAGCGCAAGCTTTACGTGGCTGAATCGGGCGCCCCTGGTGTAGCGGACCCCCGCCAATACATCCGGGTGTTCGACGTGGCTGCCGACGGCCACAGCCTCTCAGGTGGGGAGATCTTCCACAAGGTCACTCCAGGCTGGGCCGACGGCTTCCGGGTCGACGAGCAGGGCAACCTCTGGTGCGGTGCCGCCGATGGCGTGCACTGCGTCGCCGCCGATGGCACCCTACTGGGCAAGGTGTTGGTGCCCCAGCGAGTTTCCAACCTCTGCTTCGGCGATCGGCACCACAGCCGCCTATTTCTCTGTGCCTCCAAGGCGATCTACGCCCTGTTCACCAACACCCGCGGCGCCCAGGCGCCCTGATTGCCGTCTCCACCATGGCCCGCGACCAACTCGAAGCCTTTCTGAAAACCGTCAAGGGGGATCCAGGCCTGCTCGATCGCTTCAGCTCTTGCCCCAACCTCAACGCCATCGCTGAGCTGGGGGCGACCATGGGCTACGGCTTCAGCGGCGTGGAGCTGGTCCAGCACCAGGCCGAAGCCACCCTGAAACTCTCGGACGCCGACCTGGAGGCCGCCGCTGCCGGCGTTGAACTCCAAGGACACCTTTGGCTAGCGAAAATCATCTGGAGCTGATGCGCCACCAACCCCACCTAGAGCTTGCCGACTGCCGCTCGATTGCGGCGGCCAGCCACCTAGCGGCCGACCAGCACCAGGCGCGCGTGTCGATCGCCGTCGTCGACGCTGGCGGCCACCTGCTGTTGCTCGAGCGCCGCGATGGATCCAGCCCAGCCAGCGCCGAGGCTGCCATCGCCAAGGCCCGCATGGCGGCCCTCAACGGCAAGCCCACCGCGGCCCTGGAGGCCAGCATCAACGGAGAGCGGCCGGCGCTGCTGCAACTGGCAGGGCTATTCGGACAACCAGCGGCCGCCATGGCCGGTGGCCTGCCGCTGCTGCAGGAGGACAGCTGCCTGGGGGCGATCGGCGTGTCTGGCATGACACCCGAGATCGACAGCAGCATCGCCGCAGCTGGTGTCAAGGGCCTGGGCTCCTAACGATCGACAGCTCCTGCGCCCCATGGCTCACCAAGCTCCCCAAATCAGCAGCATCGGCTTCACCACAGCCAACGCTGAAACGACTGCCGATTTCTTCGTAACCACTCTGGGCTTCAGGCGGGGCGAAAGCCTGCTGGTGGAAGCCGGCCCCTACGCCCAATTGGTGGGCCTGCCCGGCTCCCGGCTGAAGCTGGTGCGACTGCACCTAGGCGACGAAACCCTGGAGCTCACCGAGGTGCTGAGCCTGGGCGAGGGCCTGCGGCCTGGGCGTCCGATCCCGGCCGATTCCCGCAGCTGCGACCTCTGGTTTCAACACATCTGCATCGTGGTGAACGATCTGAACGCCGCCAGCGCTCCGGCGCGCCAGGCGATTGCTAACGGCTCCCTTGTGGGGGTGTCCACCGCCCCCCAGACCCTGCCGGCATGGAACAGCGCCGCCGCCGGCATCCAGGCCTTTAAGTTCCGCGATCCGGAGGGCCACAACCTGGAGCTGCTGCAGTTTCCCCCCGATAAGGGAGAGGCCCGCTGGCATGCAGCCGCGCCGGCCAGTGCCCCCTTCCTGGGGATCGACCACAGCGCCATCTCCGTGGCCGATACCACGCCCAGCTGCCGCTTTTACGACGGGCTGCTGGGGTTGAAGCTGGGGGGCGATGGGGTCAACAGCGGTCCTACCCAGGATGGGCTCGATGGCCTCCAAGACACCCGGGTGCGCATCACCGGCCACCGCTGCCCTACAGGCGCCGGCGTGGAATGCCTCAACTACCAGCCCCCCAACAGCGGCAGAGCAAGGCCCGCGGATCAGGGGGCCCAGGATCTGGCCCACTGGCAAATCCGGCTGCGGGTTGCCGATCTGGATCGCATCGCCACAGCCGCGCAGACCTACGGCGGCCAACCGCTCCATGGCGGCGTGATCGAGCTGGGTGTCCAGGCGCCTCTAGTGGGCAGTGAGCGGGCGCTGCAACTGGCCGACCCCGATGGCTACCAACTGCAACTGGTGCAGGATTAAACAGATCCGGGTACCTTGAGCGCACCAAATACAGCCCAGACCAGATGGACATCACCGTGGTGGAGCTGCTCGTGCCGGCGGCACCCTCCACCCTGGCCCAGGCATCCCTCCTGGTGATGCGGGTGTTCCTGGGGATCTGCTTCATCCGCCACGGCTGGCCCAAGCTGCGCAATCTCAAAACCTGGGCCACGGCGATGCAAACGCCCGAATGGCTCTGCTTTCTGTCGGCCTTCTCGATGTGGGGCGCCGGTATCGCTCTGATCCCGGGGCTGCTCACCCCCCTGGCGGCCCTGGCGATCCTGGTGTCGATGGCCTACGCGGTGGTTGTGGAGCTGAAGGCGGGCTTTCCCTTCATCGGCCCCGATCCCTACCAGATTCCGCCCGGTGATTACGCCGGCCCGATGGGCGTGGGGGACCCCCCCAGCTGGGAGAAGGCCGCCATGTATGTGGTGATGTGTGCGGTGCTGGCCAGCTGCGGAGGCGGCCTGTTCTCCCTCGACAACCTGCTGATCGCCGATCTACTCAAAACGCTGCTCAGTTGAGCCTGGGTTCACTTACCCAGACGCTCGCGCAGATGATCGCCAACCCGCAGGGCATTGGCGATTGCCGTAAGGGAAGGATTCACCGCGCCGATAGTCGGCATGAAGCTGGTATCGACTACGTAAAGGTTGTCGAGGTCGTGGGCCTTGCAGTTGAGGTCGAGCACCGAGGTGGCCGGATCGTCGCCGAAGCGACAGGTGCCGGCCTGGTGCGCCACGGCGGCAATACCCATCGCGTTCTTGACATAAATCTGGCGCTCCACCAAATGCTTCTTGAGATAGAGCTGGTCCAGCATCCCGGTGAGCCGGCCGTAGAGCCGCTGGGCGGCGGTTGGGTTGTTGGGCGTGTAGTCCAGATGAATCTGGCCCTCGCCATCGATGGTCACCCGGTTGTTGGGGTCGGGCAGATCTTCTGAAGAGATCCAGAAATCAATCGCGTGCTCAGCGATTTTGTCCATAGACCAACCGGGCATCAAGAAGGTTTCGAGCGGCGCATAGCCCTTCATGATCGTGCCGTTGGTCTTACCCGTCATCTGGATGTTGCCCATCGGATAATCAAAATCGGCATCCCCCAGATACCAATCGTTGATCGAAAGCGTCTTCTGGAACACGGTGGTGTTGGGCTCGTGGGCCAGGGCCACCATCGCCTTGCTGTTGTGGAACATGTAGTTGCGGCCCACCTGATCGGAGCTGTTGGCCAGCCCACGCGGGTGCTTGTCATTGGCAGACATCAACAGCAACCTGGCGCTGTTTGCAGCCCCACAGCTCACCACCACCACATCACCGCGCACGGTCATGGGCTCACCATCGCGCTCCAACTTCACCGCTTGCACAGTCCGCCCGGAAGCATCCGTAAGCAACTGCAGAACGTGGGCTCTAGTCAGCAGTGACACATTCGGAGCAGCCAGGGCCGGCCGCATGCCGAGCACGTCCGCATCGGATTTGGCATGCACCAGACAAGGAAAGCCATCGCAGCAATTGCACCTGCGGCAACGGCTAAAGGCCATGTTGGCCTCATCCAGCATCACCCCGGTAGGGGCATGGAAGGGATGCAATCCGGCCAATCGCAAATCATCTACTAGCTTCTGAATTCGCGGCTCATGGGCCACCGGTGGATGGGGATAGGGGCCACTGCAAGGCGGCTCGGTAGGGTCTTCCCCTCGCTGACCGTGCACATGAAATAGCTCTTCTGCCCTCTGGTAGTAGGGCTCGAAATCGCTGTAGCGCAGGGGCCAGGCTGGCGAGATGCCATCAAAGTGCTGCAGCTGCTCAAAATCCTGCTGGCGCAGGCGAAAGTGAGCTGCTCCATACATCTTCGTTGCCCCACCAACGAAGTAGTGGCTACCAGGCTGAAAAGGTTTGCCGTGCTTGTCGTGCCAGATGTCTTTGGAGATGTAACGCCCCTTCTGGAACACTTCCGCGGCATCCCAGTTCTGGGGTTCCTGAGGCAGCCAGTCGCCTCTCTCCAGCACCAGAATGTTCAAGCCACTGGAACCCAGGTGACGCGCCAGGGTGCCACCACCGGCGCCACTACCGATAATCACCACATCGAAGTGAGCCCCATCTGCCACATTTAGCTGGGCAGCAGCGGGCATGGGCGAAATTGCCAGGGAAGGACCAGGAAGCTCGGTGCGATTAGAAGGATGGGCCATGGCTGAATAGAGTGAGCAGTCGAGAAAAGAAGCAGGCAGTCCCTTGCGTTAACCAGAGGGATAACGATTCAGTTGGTTGATCATTTTGGCAACCATGGCACTCCAGCCGGTCTGGTGCGATGCGCCAACACCTCGGCCATTATCGCCATGAAAATATTCGTTGAACAGGAGCAAATCGCGCCAGTGGGGGTCGCTCTGGAAAAGCTCTACATCACCATTGAAGGCACGGCGTCCAGATCCATCCCGCCTAAAGATCCCAACTAGCCGCTTCTCAAGCTGCAGGGACACCTCCCAGAGATTTAACCAGTTGCCCGAGCGGGAGGGAAACTCGACCTTGAAGCTATCGCCGTAGTAATGGGCAAACTTCTGCAGCGACTCAATTAGCAAGAAATTAATCGGCATCCACACCGGGCCCCGCCAGTTGGAGTTACCCCCGAACATCGCCACCGGGCTATCGGCGGGGCTGTAGGCCAGGGTCTGACTGTCAGCACCCTCAGTGAAGGTATAAGGATGATCGCCATAGACCTTAGAGAGAGAACGAATGCCATAAGGCGAGAGAAACTCCTCTTCGTCGAACAGCCGCTCACAGATCCGACGCAACCGATCTTCAGGCACCAGAGTATACAGAATACGATCATTATGCCACTGGCCAAGGTGATGCTCTAGCCAGGTAGATGTGGTGCGCTCGTGCACAAACCAAGCCATACTATTGAGCACATCAAGCACTGGGAGGCGCTCGACTGTTTCACGATCAAAACTGGCCACCGCTAGCAGGGGAACTAGGCCAGAAAGGGATCGAGTGCGCAGGAAATCGGTAGTGCCATCAGGCCGCTTGATCACGTCGTAATAGAAGCCGTCGTCATCGTCCCAATTAAGGAATCCCCGATCTGATGGTGCATTCAAGGTGAGGGCAAGCTGGGTAAAATCATAAACAAAGCGCTCACAGGTATCGGCATACTCTGGCTCCTCACAGCTCAGTTCCACTGAAATGTTCAGCAGGTTGAGGCTCAGCGATGCCATCCAGGCCGTGCCATCACACTGCTCGATGCGGCTGCCATCTTCGAGAGGAAAGCGGCGATCAAATACCGCAATATTGTCTAGACCAAGGAAACCACCCTCAAACACATTGTCGCCGGAGCGATCGTTGCGGTTAGCCCACCAGCCGTATTCGAGTAGAAGTTTGCGCAGGGCAGACCTTAGGAAAGGCTGATCTGCCTTGCCGCTGTATTTGTGATCGATCTGATAGATGCGCATGGCAGCCCAGGCACCGATCGGCGGATTGGGATCAGATAGAGCCCATTCGTAGGCAGGGGTCTGGGCACTAGGGGCAGTGAAGTGGGGGCTGCGCAGCAACATGGCCTGCTGCTTGGCCATCTCCGGATCCACGATGGCAAACGCAACCGCATGGAACATCAAGTCCCACTGGCAAAAATAGGGGTACTCCCAGGCATCCGGCATCGAGATGATGTTGTGGGCGTGCAGCCGCTGCCACTGGGCCGTCTCGGTATGCCAGCGGTTTGCTGGTGGTGCTGGCTGGGTAGGGTCCCCCTCAAGCCAGCGCAACACACTCCAGCCGTAATACTTCTTGCACCAAAGCAAACCGGCCAAAGCCGAGGTGTGGATCAGGCGATCCTCCCCATTGATCCCGGGCAGGACAGCCTCAAAGAAGCGATGGCACTCCTGTTCTCGAGCGCTAAAGAGCGCATCAAATGAGTCGCCAAATTCAGGCTCCTGCGAGAGCAAAGTATCAGCCTGCGGCCTCTGCCGCAGGCGAAGCTCAACGCACCACTCCTCATCCGGGGCGAGGGTGCGCTGCACCAGCCGTGCTGCCTTAGTGCCGGTATGGGCAGGATTGATAGCGCCTATCTCCCCGTCTATCAGATAACGGTGAAATCCATCCTTCTGAAATTGAGTGGAATTAGGCTGGCCGTAAAGATGCTGGTGGTTGGTTTCATTAT from Cyanobium sp. Tous-M-B4 harbors:
- a CDS encoding Nif11-like leader peptide family RiPP precursor, yielding MARDQLEAFLKTVKGDPGLLDRFSSCPNLNAIAELGATMGYGFSGVELVQHQAEATLKLSDADLEAAAAGVELQGHLWLAKIIWS
- a CDS encoding SMP-30/gluconolactonase/LRE family protein, which translates into the protein MNQPSECTVSFDRRFDELVLFNAELELLAEGFRWVEGPVWFGDHNCLLFNDIPNNRTMRWSPEHGVSVFREPSDYGNGQTRDRQGRLITCHHASRCLTRLEPDGTVTTLATEAHGKRLNAPNDVVVKSDGSIWFSDPLYGLLNDYEGGRQQSEQPVALYRLDPKTGAVETMASDFDGPNGLAFSPDERKLYVAESGAPGVADPRQYIRVFDVAADGHSLSGGEIFHKVTPGWADGFRVDEQGNLWCGAADGVHCVAADGTLLGKVLVPQRVSNLCFGDRHHSRLFLCASKAIYALFTNTRGAQAP
- a CDS encoding VOC family protein; this translates as MAHQAPQISSIGFTTANAETTADFFVTTLGFRRGESLLVEAGPYAQLVGLPGSRLKLVRLHLGDETLELTEVLSLGEGLRPGRPIPADSRSCDLWFQHICIVVNDLNAASAPARQAIANGSLVGVSTAPQTLPAWNSAAAGIQAFKFRDPEGHNLELLQFPPDKGEARWHAAAPASAPFLGIDHSAISVADTTPSCRFYDGLLGLKLGGDGVNSGPTQDGLDGLQDTRVRITGHRCPTGAGVECLNYQPPNSGRARPADQGAQDLAHWQIRLRVADLDRIATAAQTYGGQPLHGGVIELGVQAPLVGSERALQLADPDGYQLQLVQD
- a CDS encoding heme-binding protein: MRHQPHLELADCRSIAAASHLAADQHQARVSIAVVDAGGHLLLLERRDGSSPASAEAAIAKARMAALNGKPTAALEASINGERPALLQLAGLFGQPAAAMAGGLPLLQEDSCLGAIGVSGMTPEIDSSIAAAGVKGLGS
- a CDS encoding GMC family oxidoreductase, whose product is MPAAAQLNVADGAHFDVVIIGSGAGGGTLARHLGSSGLNILVLERGDWLPQEPQNWDAAEVFQKGRYISKDIWHDKHGKPFQPGSHYFVGGATKMYGAAHFRLRQQDFEQLQHFDGISPAWPLRYSDFEPYYQRAEELFHVHGQRGEDPTEPPCSGPYPHPPVAHEPRIQKLVDDLRLAGLHPFHAPTGVMLDEANMAFSRCRRCNCCDGFPCLVHAKSDADVLGMRPALAAPNVSLLTRAHVLQLLTDASGRTVQAVKLERDGEPMTVRGDVVVVSCGAANSARLLLMSANDKHPRGLANSSDQVGRNYMFHNSKAMVALAHEPNTTVFQKTLSINDWYLGDADFDYPMGNIQMTGKTNGTIMKGYAPLETFLMPGWSMDKIAEHAIDFWISSEDLPDPNNRVTIDGEGQIHLDYTPNNPTAAQRLYGRLTGMLDQLYLKKHLVERQIYVKNAMGIAAVAHQAGTCRFGDDPATSVLDLNCKAHDLDNLYVVDTSFMPTIGAVNPSLTAIANALRVGDHLRERLGK
- a CDS encoding MGH1-like glycoside hydrolase domain-containing protein, whose product is MTTTPALTSDPEVERISERDKGMQPWSLWGSYLPDRQWGTVREDYSGDGDAWRSFPHDQARSRVYRWGEDGLLGICDEECRLCFSLAMWNGVDPVLKERPFGLGNPEGNHGEDLKDYYFHLANTPTHSFMRGLYKYPQAEFPYQHLVDENGRRSRSEPEYELVDTGIFNDSRYFDVVVEYAKAAATDLLIRIRVTNRGPDPAPLALLPTLWMRNTWGWGYPDEYRQPMTLEDDRVVTSDLANLGVYELLCREQGEWLFTDNETNHQHLYGQPNSTQFQKDGFHRYLIDGEIGAINPAHTGTKAARLVQRTLAPDEEWCVELRLRQRPQADTLLSQEPEFGDSFDALFSAREQECHRFFEAVLPGINGEDRLIHTSALAGLLWCKKYYGWSVLRWLEGDPTQPAPPANRWHTETAQWQRLHAHNIISMPDAWEYPYFCQWDLMFHAVAFAIVDPEMAKQQAMLLRSPHFTAPSAQTPAYEWALSDPNPPIGAWAAMRIYQIDHKYSGKADQPFLRSALRKLLLEYGWWANRNDRSGDNVFEGGFLGLDNIAVFDRRFPLEDGSRIEQCDGTAWMASLSLNLLNISVELSCEEPEYADTCERFVYDFTQLALTLNAPSDRGFLNWDDDDGFYYDVIKRPDGTTDFLRTRSLSGLVPLLAVASFDRETVERLPVLDVLNSMAWFVHERTTSTWLEHHLGQWHNDRILYTLVPEDRLRRICERLFDEEEFLSPYGIRSLSKVYGDHPYTFTEGADSQTLAYSPADSPVAMFGGNSNWRGPVWMPINFLLIESLQKFAHYYGDSFKVEFPSRSGNWLNLWEVSLQLEKRLVGIFRRDGSGRRAFNGDVELFQSDPHWRDLLLFNEYFHGDNGRGVGASHQTGWSAMVAKMINQLNRYPSG
- a CDS encoding DoxX family protein codes for the protein MDITVVELLVPAAPSTLAQASLLVMRVFLGICFIRHGWPKLRNLKTWATAMQTPEWLCFLSAFSMWGAGIALIPGLLTPLAALAILVSMAYAVVVELKAGFPFIGPDPYQIPPGDYAGPMGVGDPPSWEKAAMYVVMCAVLASCGGGLFSLDNLLIADLLKTLLS